A window of Chryseobacterium scophthalmum genomic DNA:
AATCAGAGCGTCGCAAATCAACGGATGTGCTTTTTGTCTGGATATGCATACAAAAGATGCAAAGAAATACGGCGAAACTCCTCAAAGAATTTATCTTTTGAATGCATGGAGAGAAGCGTTGGAGCTTTATACGGAAGAAGAACAGGTACTTTTAGCAATGACTGAAGAGATTACTTTGATTAGCAAAAAAGGTTTGACTGAAGAAACGTATTATAAGGCTAAGCAATTATTTGATGAAGGTCAGATTGCTCAAATTATCATGGCAATTGTTACCATAAATGCTTGGAACAGAATTGCAATTTCTACACATTTGCCAATTGCAAAGTAAAATTTTAAATCGATTAAATTATTAACGAAAATCGCTTCCCAATTATTGAGAAGCGATTTTTTTTGCCATTACCACGATCGAAGTAATCTTTTAAAAATTTGAGATTGCTTCATTTTGTTTGCAATGAAAAATGTTATATTGATCAAAGTTGAGATAGCTCAGAATTAATAAAATTCAATTCTTCCTGAGATAGATCGAAAGACATCGCTTTTGCATTTTCAATGGATTGTTGAGCGTTTCTTGCTCCTGCTAAAACTACTGAAATTGCGGGTTGTAAAGTTGTCCAACGCAATACCAGTTGAGAAAGAGTAGCTCCTTTGTCTTGTGCAATAGGTTCTATTTTTTCTAAGAAATTTTTTACTTTATCTAAATCGAATTGTGAGAAATATCCGTTTCTGTGATCGTTTTCTTTTAATTGATCTTCTTTAAAATATTTTCCGGTTAAAAGGCCTCTTTCCATTGGACTGTAAACGATAATTCCCGAATTATTTTCTAAAGAATAGGGAACTAAATCATTTTCAATTACCCGGTTCAGCATGCTGTAAGAAACCTGATTGCTTGCTAATTTGAATGTTTGATTGGCTTCTTCCATTTGCTCAACAGAATAATTACTAACACCTGCTGCACGAATTTTTCCTTGTTGAATCAGCAATTCCATCGCTTCCATCGTTTCACTGATCGGAGTTGTAGAATCTGGCCAATGCAATTGTAAAAGATCAATGTGATCTGTTCCCAATCTTTTTAAACTTTCCTCAACTTCTTTGATAATGTTTTCTTTTGAAGCAAACTTGTACACGGGAATTATTTTGCCGTCATCATTTGCATCGAAGAAAAATTCACCTTTTCCATTATTGCTTCCATCCCAAACCAATCCGAATTTTGTTAACAACTGAATTTTCGAACGGTCTTTTCCTTTGATAGCTTCACCGATCATTTCCTCACTCAATCCGAAACCATAAAAAGGTGCGGTGTCAATGGAAGTTACACCATGATCTAGAGAAGCATGAATTGAGTTGATTGAATCTTGTTTTTCATTTCCACCCCACATATTGCCACCGATTGCGAACGCTCCGTGAGTGATCACTGAAAGTTCTAGATCTGTGTTTCCTAATTTTCTATATTGCATTTTTGTTCTAATTTTTAAATTTATTTAACCACAAAAATTTTCCATTTCGTTTGTCATTCCGTAGGAATCTCAGCAGAATCAATTTAATCTTAAGAGCTTAGATTCCTACGGAATGACAAAAGGATGGTCAAATAATTATGTATTATTTTTTTAATTCCTTTAAAATAGCCTCTCCCACACTTTTTGCAGATTGCGGATTTTGTCCTGTAATTACTCTTTGGTCTGTCACGACATGATTTTGCCAAAGTCCAGATTTTTCAAATTTTGCATCTCTTTCTTTCAATTTATCTTCCAAAAGGAAAGGAACTACGTTTGTTAATTTTACTTCAGCTTCCTCTTCATTGGTAAAAGCGTTGATTTTTTTACCATCAACCAAATATTTACCGTTATCCAATTTAATATTGACCAAACCGGCCGGACCGTGACAAACTGCAGCTACAATTCCTCCATTCTCATAAATTTTTGAAGCAATTTTTGATAATTCTGTATTGTCTGCAAAATCCCACATTGCGCCGTGACCTCCTGCATAAAAAATGGTAGAATAATCATTTGGATTTACTTGTGAAGGCTGTAAAGATTGGTCGATTTTACTTTTGTCTTTACTTTCCCAAAACTCTTTGTTGGCAGGGTCTTTTAAATCAAATCCATCAACAGGCGGAGTTCCGCCTTTCGGGCTTACAAAATCAATTTCGTAACCGGCTTTGTGAAGAACTTCCCAAGGATGCGAAACTTCACCAAGATAATATCCGGTTTCTTCGCCGGTGTCACCTTTTTTGTCATGACTGGTCACGACAAACAGAATTTTCTTTTTCATATTTTTAGATTTTTTGGTTTGTGATTGTACGAATCCTACTGTAAATAATGCAAGAATTAATAATGCTAATTTTTTCATATTTAATAATTTTTTTACCATTAAGAGAATTTAAGAAGTTTAGAATATATAAGATGTAGCTGCGTTTTAAGCGTGTGATTTTAAAAAAAATCTGTTGATTTTCCTTAATTAATCTTAACATCTTAAATTCTCTTAATGGTTTAATGTTTAAATAATTTCGGTTAAATAAATCTGTGGTTTTTCCTGCAACTTTTCATCAACCAAATCTCCAAAGGCTTTAATGTAAGGTTGCTCATTATGCTGTTTCAATCCTTCTTTGCTTTTCCATATTTCGTAGAAAACAAAATGATTTTTATCTTCAATTCCTTGATGAAGCGTATATAATTCGTTGGCTTCTTCTTTTCTGGTTTCTGTTACCATATTTTGAAGAACTACCAAAACTTCGGTTCTGTGCTCTTCTTTTGCTTTTATTATTGCGGTAAGATAGATTTTCATTAGACTAATTGTGGTTTTAATTCTTTTTCAAAAACGTTTGTAAGATGTTCTCTGTATAATTTCATATCGCGCTCGATATTTGCATTTTTCTCTACATCATGGAAGTGGAAACTTTCCATTTTTTCTAAAGAAACGAATGCATTCATTCTGTGAAAACCAAATAATGGTCCATTGTCTACACTTGTTTCATTGAAAAATTCTCCGGGAAGAGTGAAGGCTGTTTCCGGCGCATTCCAGCTTGTAGTAACCATATATTTTCTTCCGCCCAACATTCCTCCGGTTCCGTAGTTGATTTTTGGATTTTCAGAAGTTCTACCGTCACTCATGTAAATTCCTTTTGCATGACCGGCTGTAAAAACTTC
This region includes:
- a CDS encoding type 1 glutamine amidotransferase domain-containing protein, which produces MKKLALLILALFTVGFVQSQTKKSKNMKKKILFVVTSHDKKGDTGEETGYYLGEVSHPWEVLHKAGYEIDFVSPKGGTPPVDGFDLKDPANKEFWESKDKSKIDQSLQPSQVNPNDYSTIFYAGGHGAMWDFADNTELSKIASKIYENGGIVAAVCHGPAGLVNIKLDNGKYLVDGKKINAFTNEEEAEVKLTNVVPFLLEDKLKERDAKFEKSGLWQNHVVTDQRVITGQNPQSAKSVGEAILKELKK
- a CDS encoding NAD(P)H-dependent oxidoreductase, whose translation is MKKVLIINGGQNFGHSGGKYNQTIAENTLEVLKNFENVEVQISNVSDNYNKNEEVEKFVWADYIIYHTPIWWFQLPNGLKKYIDEVFTAGHAKGIYMSDGRTSENPKINYGTGGMLGGRKYMVTTSWNAPETAFTLPGEFFNETSVDNGPLFGFHRMNAFVSLEKMESFHFHDVEKNANIERDMKLYREHLTNVFEKELKPQLV
- a CDS encoding aldo/keto reductase; protein product: MQYRKLGNTDLELSVITHGAFAIGGNMWGGNEKQDSINSIHASLDHGVTSIDTAPFYGFGLSEEMIGEAIKGKDRSKIQLLTKFGLVWDGSNNGKGEFFFDANDDGKIIPVYKFASKENIIKEVEESLKRLGTDHIDLLQLHWPDSTTPISETMEAMELLIQQGKIRAAGVSNYSVEQMEEANQTFKLASNQVSYSMLNRVIENDLVPYSLENNSGIIVYSPMERGLLTGKYFKEDQLKENDHRNGYFSQFDLDKVKNFLEKIEPIAQDKGATLSQLVLRWTTLQPAISVVLAGARNAQQSIENAKAMSFDLSQEELNFINSELSQL
- a CDS encoding carboxymuconolactone decarboxylase family protein, which produces MSARINMATVDTAAYKAMMGLEGYLQTISLNHIQKELIKIRASQINGCAFCLDMHTKDAKKYGETPQRIYLLNAWREALELYTEEEQVLLAMTEEITLISKKGLTEETYYKAKQLFDEGQIAQIIMAIVTINAWNRIAISTHLPIAK
- a CDS encoding putative quinol monooxygenase, with product MKIYLTAIIKAKEEHRTEVLVVLQNMVTETRKEEANELYTLHQGIEDKNHFVFYEIWKSKEGLKQHNEQPYIKAFGDLVDEKLQEKPQIYLTEII